In one window of Vanrija pseudolonga chromosome 5, complete sequence DNA:
- the ECM14 gene encoding Putative metallocarboxypeptidase ECM14, which yields MLQRSLPLLTFALAWALPATASPIAGPGPNSLHAQAAFNSIPQLLRPEPHSGHSAHGSHDSTLTPSELAGLLSIHERYDGHEVWRVDWRGLGETAKDEILALLESINMDIWHMSAASIDIRVPPKFAGIRTVLPSFTTYVPDVQALVDMTLRDVVDDEPEGGWNVSSIDTPFHDAYHKVEAVYAFGDALKAGFPDVVEEFDIGTTAEGRPIRAWRAHLKTSDGEPEHEELEFVIQAGQHAREWVAPSAAVYFLHSLVLDATADPNSHAAALLRHFTFTVVPVLNPDGFEYSHAHSRMWRKNRQDVGGLFCKGLDLNSNWGYKFKAGRTACSDSYAGRAAFEGLETKAMAYYLINGTLTDTPPRDHKVRAFVDLHSYGQLFMFPYAYSCADFPADAENLMEAGLGVAKAMRQAQNGEGYQTGQACDLTFRSTGEAIDYVYGEGDTRWSYSAELRDTGTYGFMLPASLIRPTGDEVNAGLRYLAQFIYETDIDKP from the exons ATGCTGCAGAGGTCATTACCCCTCCTCACTTTCGCCCTCGCCTGGGCGCTCCCGGCAACGGCATCCCCCATCGCCGGACCGGGGCCAAACTCGCTCCACGCCCAGGCTGCCTTCAACTCTATCCCTCAGCTCCTCCGCCCAGAACCGCACTCTGGCCACTCGGCCCACGGCTCACACGACTCGACACTGACCCCGTCAGAACTCGCTGGCCTGTTGTCCATCCATGAGCGGTATGATGGGCACGAGGTATGGCGTGTCGACTGGCGCGGGCTGGGCGAGACGGCCAAGGATGAGATCTTGGCActgctcgag AGCATCAACATGGACATCTGGCacatgtcggcggcgtccatcGACATCCGCGTACCGCCAAAGTTCGCAGGCATCCGCACCGTGCTGCCAAGCTTTACGACGTATGTGCCCGACGTGCAGGCGCTCGTGGACATGACACTGCGCGatgtggtcgacgacgagcccgagggcgGCTGGAACGTGTCGTCGATCGACACGCCGTTCCACGACGCGTACcacaaggtcgaggcggtTTATGCGTTTGGCGATGCGCTCAAGGCGGGCTTCCCCGACGTTGTTGAGGAGTTTGACATTGGCACTACGGCCGAGGGCCGCCCGATCCGCGCCTGGCGTGCGCACCTCAagacgagcgacggcgagcccgagcacgaggagctcgagttTGTCATCCAGGCTgggcagcacgcgcgcgag TGGGTCGCGCCCTCGGCTGCGGTATACTTCCTGCACTCGCTTGTCCTTGATGCTACCGCCGATCCGAACTCGCATGCCGCTGCTCTCCTCCGCCACTTCACCTTCACTGTGGTTCCCGTGCTCAACCCCGATGGATTCGAGTACTCGCACGCCCACAGCCGCATGTGGCGCAAGAACAGGCAGGATGTTGGCGGCCTCTTCTGCAAGG gtcTCGACCTCAACTCCAACTGGGGCTACAAGTTCAAGGCGGGGCGCACGGCCTGTTCCGACTCGTACGCCGGCCGTGCGGCATTCGAAGGTCTCGAGACCAAAGCCATGGCGTACTACCTTATCAACGGCACGCTGAccgacacgccgccccgCGACCACAAGGTGCGCGCCTTTGTCGACCTGCACTCGTACGGCCAGCTGT TCATGTTCCCTTACGCGTACTCATGCGCCGActtccccgccgacgccgagaaccTCATGGAGGCGGGCCTGGGTGTCGCCAAGGCCATGCGCCAGGCTCAGAACGGCGAGGGTTACCAGACCGGTCAGGCGTGCGACTTGACCTTTAG ATCGACTGGTGAGGCGATCGACTACGTCTACGGTGAGGGCGACACGCGCTGGTCGTACTCTGCCGAGCTGAGAGACACGGGCACT TACGGCTTCATGCTCCCAGCGTCTCTGATCCGCCccaccggcgacgaggtcaacgcCGGCCTGCGCTACCTCGCCCAGTTCATCTACGAGACCGACATTGACAAGCCATGA
- the SPAC1039.03 gene encoding AB hydrolase superfamily protein, with protein MPKPLPTCAEPHLDRVYKTAHGVDIPLRIFPAAKPSGPWLLWLHGGGFIGGKHATPNAWVVPAFHGRGYTVVSAAYRFLPQASFGDILTDVKDAFGWCRANLGSIVPGTSVDIYAVGGDSAGGALACLAGHELSPRPRAILNLYGLVDATDPSFHVASGRKATSGAFSREEIEAAIRDRDPANAVTICPWEWEMEPVLPLAELRRCWGMPAFEVTAAHRLRGDMNAVLGSEGRLVDTLVRRDMLTDEAYQRALVDASAAKRPLGPEYPATFFLHGDADVVVPVSQSRDMAAALRGLGVPVGEVYDAAGGHCFDVEIEGEEDAGWDVYVVPAVQFICAHVEGRASN; from the exons ATGCCCAAGCCGCTCCCCACGTGCGCAGAACCGCACCTCGACAGGGTATACAAGACGGCGCATGGCGTAGATATCCCACTACGCATCTTCCCGGCCGCGAAGCCGAGCGGGCCGTGGCTCCTCTGGCTCCACGGCGGCGGATTCAT TGGAGGGAAGCACGCCACCCCTAACGCGTGGGTGGTCCCCGCGTTCCATGGGCGCGGGTACACTGTCGTCTCGGCCGCGTATCGCTTCCTCCCACAAGCGTCCTTCGGCGACATCCTCACCGACGTGAAGGACGCGTTTGGGTGGTGCCGTGCAAACCTCGGCTCGATAGTCCCCGGGACGAGCGTCGACATATACGCCGTAGGCGGCGactcggcgggcggcgcgctggcctGTCTGGCAGGCCACGAGCTCTCGCCGCGCCCCAGGGCCATCCTGAACCTctacggcctcgtcgacgcgaccgacCCCTCGTTCCACGTCGCCAGCGGGCGCAAGGCCACGAGCGGGGCGTTTAGCCGCGAAGAGATCGAGGCGGCCATCCGCGACCGGGACCCCGCGAACGCCGTCACTATCTGTCCTTGGGAATGGGAGATGGAGCCCGTGCTTCCGCTGGCTGAGCTGCGGCGATGCTGGGGCATGCCGGCCTTCGAAGTGACGGCCGCCCACCGGCTCAGGGGGGACATGaacgccgtgctcggcagcgaaggccggctcgtcgacacgctcgtgCGCCGGGATATGCTCACGGACGAGGCGTACCAGCGTGCCTTggtcgacgcgagcgccgccaagcgccCCTTGGGCCCAGAGTACCCCGCGACGTTCTTCCTCCATGGCGACGcggacgtcgtcgtgcccgtctCCCAGAGCAGGGATATGGcggctgcgctgcgcgggCTCGGTGTGCCCGTTGGCGAGGTTTACGATGCCGCGGGGGGACACTGCTTCGACGTCGAGATTGAG ggagaggaggacgCCGGGTGGGACGTGTATGTCGTCCCTGCGGTGCAGTTCATCTGCGCGCATGTAGAGGGTAGAGCTTCGAACTAG
- the sla1 gene encoding La — protein sequence MSSPVKIEADAPVKTDLEATKIEVDAPEVKPEVAEVKPAVEAKPETEASPESAVKAAKQVNFYFSDSNLPTDKFFFSLTACNKEGWVPIKTILTFKRMREFKDLGVEGVAQALREAAEAEGSDPLTAVSEDGQNVRRARHFEPNTTQWGRSVYVKGFGEGESENNTQEKIEEWFAQFGKINAVRKRREDIPDKGEKGSGRGRGAFKGSVFAEFAYEADMNKFLELELVPKFTADGPDMLKMSKDAYVTMKAKEKGIPSSEIQRGKGGQPKKFNAFRELEKIKNGKPAQFANIPDTMEVVGERVTGSSRGNDRNDKKRPREDGEERAAKKERIEVPLTIEYGGVTLECDPKTGAVLDPSKLAFTDGAAIKFSAPGDGGDWKVLKNAVIEAAIASPFMAFPPGTKGGTVAKSDSTLISDEELAKLNDAKLDFGGEPVTFARMSEDEQRAFWLSRANYQGTVALRKRNEAGDGKERRGGGFHRGGGGGGRGRGGRGGRGGFQRGGGRGGGHRGGRGGHRGGRDNNGGSRNNDSGIPPTVGSVSN from the exons ATGTCGTCCCCAGTAAAGAttgaggccgacgcgcccgtTAAGACCGACCTTGAGGCTACCAAGATTGAGGTCGACGCTCCCGAGGTTAAGCCCGAAGTTGCCGAAGTCaagcccgccgtcgaggccaagcccgAGACTGAGGCTTCGCCAGAGTCGGCtgtcaaggccgccaagcagG TCAACTTCTACTTCTCCGACTCGAACCTCCCCACGGACAAgttcttcttctccttgacgGCCTGCAACAAGGAGGGATGGGTCCCCATCAAGACCATCCTTACCTTCAAGCGCATGCGGGAGTTCAAGGACCTCGGTGTTGAGGGTGTCGCCCAGGCTCTTCgtgaggctgccgaggctgagggTTCGGACCCCCTTACCGCCGTTAGCGAGGACGGCCAGAATGtccgccgtgcccgccacTTTGAGCCCAACACCACCCAGTGGGGCCGTTCGGTCTACGTT AAGGGcttcggcgagggcgagtccGAGAACAACACGCAGGAGAAGATCGAGGAGTGGTTTGCCCAGTTTGGCAAGATCAACGCTGTCCGCAAGCGCCGCGAAGACATTCCCGACAAGGGAGAGAAGGGCTCGGGTCGTGGCAGGGGAGCCTTCAAG GGCTCTGTCTTCGCCGAGTTCGCCTACGAGGCGGACATGAACAAGttcctcgagcttgagcttgttCCCAAGTTCACGGCTGACGGCCCCGACATGCTCAAGATGAGCAAGGACGCGTACGTCACCAtgaaggccaaggagaagggcaTTCCCTCGTCGGAGATCCAGCGTGGTAAGGGCGGCCAGCCCAAGAAGTTCAACGCTTTCCGTGAGCTTGAGAAGATCAAGAACGGCAAGCCTGCTCAGTTTGCCAACATCCCCGACACGATGGAGgttgtcggcgagcgtgttaccggctcgtcgcgcggcaaCGACAGGAACGACAAGAAGCGTCCCCgtgaggatggcgaggagagggcggccaagaaggagagAATCGAGGTGCCCCTCACCATCGAGTACGGAGGTGTTACCCTCGAGTGCGACCCCAAGACGGgtgccgtcctcgacccTTCGAAGCTCGCCTTCACCGACGGCGCTGCTATCAAGTTCTCGGCTCCtggtgacggcggtgacTGGAAGGTTCTCAAGAACGCCGTTATCGAGGCTGCCATCGCATCGCCTTTCATGGCGTTCCCCCCTGGCACCAAGGGCGGCACCGTTGCCAAGTCGGACTCGACTCTCAtctcggacgaggagcttgccAAGCTCAACGACGCCAAGCTTGACTTTGGCGGCGAGCCTGTTACCTTCGCCCGCATgtccgaggacgagcagcgcgcgttCTGGCTCTCGAGAGCCAACTACCAGGGCACCGTTGCCCTTCGCAAGCGCAACGAGGCCGGTGACGGCaaggagcgccgcggcggtggcttCCAccgcggtggcggtggcggtggccgcggtCGTGGAGgtcgtggtggccgtggcggctTCCAGCGCGGTGGCGGACGCGGTGGTGGCCACCGTggtggtcgcggcggccaccgcgGCGGTAGGGATAAcaacggcggcagccgcaACAACGACTCTGGTATTCCCCCCACTGTCGGCTCTGTCAGCAACTAG